One part of the Bacteroidia bacterium genome encodes these proteins:
- a CDS encoding site-specific integrase: METRNKIAFSFYVKRTKPLKSGEVPIYLKIKVDDTHEELATLRNIFPEKWSVAKNGAAGTSKEAKELNVHLQHVVGCLNEHVKMLREKDREITARTIKNSYLGIINDEKKIVELFQEHNKTIKLLSLKDKDFAPATVQRYETCLLHLSSYIKEKYKVNDLLINKMNADFIKGFELYLKTVRNCAHNTTMKYIKNFKKIVLNAFRNGWLKHDPFVNFKLRLKKVDKEFLTEDELARLLNKKIGIERLEFVKDVFLFGCFTGLAYSDIKNLKQENVVKGENGRLWIHTRRKKTDMISHIPLLPIALQIVEKYRNNPYCIVNEILLPVYTNQKLNAYLKEIADICGITKHISTHTARHTFATTVTLNNDVPIESVSKMLGHSTIKMTQHYAKLSDKKVGIDMEKIQDKFTTEKVSLHFPPICQN, encoded by the coding sequence ATGGAAACCAGAAACAAAATCGCTTTTTCGTTCTACGTTAAGCGGACAAAACCCCTTAAATCAGGGGAAGTTCCTATTTACTTAAAAATTAAAGTAGATGACACACATGAAGAACTTGCTACACTTCGTAACATTTTTCCTGAGAAATGGAGTGTTGCTAAAAACGGTGCAGCCGGAACATCAAAAGAAGCAAAAGAGTTAAATGTTCATTTGCAGCATGTAGTTGGCTGTTTAAACGAACATGTGAAAATGTTAAGGGAAAAGGACAGGGAGATTACGGCTCGGACTATCAAAAATTCTTATCTCGGAATTATTAATGATGAAAAGAAAATTGTTGAATTATTTCAGGAACATAATAAGACAATTAAACTATTATCATTAAAGGACAAAGATTTTGCACCTGCAACCGTGCAACGTTATGAGACCTGTTTACTTCATTTAAGCAGTTACATTAAAGAAAAGTATAAGGTAAATGACTTACTCATTAATAAGATGAATGCTGACTTTATTAAGGGTTTTGAACTTTACCTTAAAACTGTCCGTAATTGTGCTCATAATACGACAATGAAGTACATCAAAAATTTTAAGAAAATTGTTCTTAATGCTTTTCGGAATGGTTGGCTTAAACATGACCCATTTGTAAATTTTAAATTACGCTTAAAGAAGGTCGATAAAGAGTTTTTAACAGAAGATGAACTTGCACGTCTTCTGAATAAAAAAATCGGCATAGAACGCTTAGAATTTGTTAAGGATGTGTTTTTATTTGGTTGCTTCACAGGTCTTGCATATTCTGATATTAAAAATCTGAAACAAGAAAATGTTGTTAAAGGTGAAAATGGACGTTTGTGGATTCATACACGAAGAAAGAAAACTGATATGATTAGTCATATTCCACTTTTACCAATTGCCTTGCAAATTGTAGAAAAATATAGAAACAATCCGTATTGCATTGTCAACGAAATTTTGCTTCCGGTATATACAAATCAAAAATTGAATGCTTATTTGAAAGAAATAGCAGACATCTGTGGAATTACTAAGCATATTTCAACGCATACTGCAAGACACACATTCGCCACGACTGTTACTTTAAATAATGATGTTCCTATTGAAAGCGTTTCAAAAATGCTTGGTCATAGCACTATTAAAATGACACAACATTATGCTAAACTTTCAGATAAAAAAGTTGGTATTGATATGGAAAAAATACAAGATAAGTTTACTACTGAAAAGGTGAGTTTACATTTTCCGCCCATATGCCAAAATTAA
- a CDS encoding GIY-YIG nuclease family protein yields MKHYTYILKSTLNGRHYYGSTCNLENRLKYHNSGKVKSTKAYKPWVIHYLEEYETKTEAIKREFYFKSIDGYNYLKTKGII; encoded by the coding sequence ATGAAACATTACACATACATATTAAAATCTACTTTAAATGGCAGGCATTATTATGGCTCTACTTGTAATTTGGAAAACAGACTAAAATATCACAATTCTGGTAAAGTTAAATCTACAAAGGCTTATAAACCATGGGTTATTCATTATTTGGAAGAATACGAAACGAAAACTGAAGCCATTAAAAGAGAGTTTTATTTCAAATCAATTGACGGATATAATTACTTAAAAACAAAAGGAATTATCTGA
- a CDS encoding dihydroorotate dehydrogenase-like protein, which translates to MIDLSCKYLGLQLKNPLIIGSSGLTSSVENLKTIANMGAGAVVLKSIFEEQIKFETEKLINSDDPNIKSWQDAFNGIVGKNEYYHDEAYEYITNYAKEHSLKHYLTLVTEAKKAIDIPIIASIHCSTQYDWQYFAKRIQDAGADAIELNVYLLPSNFEKSGDEIEQVYFDIIKEVKKFITIPFSLKIGYYFSSLAKTALNLSETGIAGLTLFNRPYNPDIDINTLEVSSSNMYSSDLEYSHSLRWVALLSGKLKCNIAASTGIHNSETIIKQLLAGADAVQMVSLFYEKHFDVLPGIIKDIENWMTKHNFKFISDFKGKLSHTNVHNPAAYERVQFIRLYSNIV; encoded by the coding sequence ATGATAGATTTATCTTGTAAATATTTAGGGCTTCAGTTAAAAAATCCATTAATAATTGGTAGTTCTGGATTAACTTCTTCAGTTGAAAATCTTAAAACTATTGCTAATATGGGTGCAGGAGCAGTAGTGTTAAAATCCATTTTCGAAGAACAAATAAAGTTCGAAACCGAGAAACTAATAAATTCAGACGATCCTAATATAAAATCATGGCAGGACGCTTTTAATGGTATCGTTGGAAAAAACGAATATTATCATGACGAAGCTTATGAATATATAACTAATTATGCAAAAGAGCATTCATTAAAACATTATCTTACTTTAGTAACTGAAGCAAAAAAAGCAATAGATATTCCAATAATTGCAAGTATTCATTGTAGTACTCAATATGATTGGCAGTATTTTGCAAAGCGTATTCAGGATGCTGGTGCAGATGCAATTGAATTAAATGTATACTTATTACCTTCAAACTTTGAAAAAAGTGGAGATGAAATCGAACAGGTATATTTTGATATAATTAAAGAGGTAAAGAAATTTATTACAATTCCTTTCTCTTTAAAAATCGGTTACTATTTTTCAAGTTTAGCCAAAACAGCACTTAATTTATCTGAAACAGGTATTGCAGGACTAACTCTTTTTAATAGACCTTACAACCCAGATATTGATATTAATACTTTAGAAGTTTCTTCTTCTAATATGTATAGCTCCGATTTAGAATACTCGCATAGTTTACGCTGGGTTGCTCTTTTATCAGGAAAGTTAAAATGTAATATTGCAGCTTCTACTGGTATTCATAATTCTGAAACAATAATTAAGCAGTTATTAGCAGGTGCTGATGCAGTTCAAATGGTTTCATTGTTTTATGAAAAACATTTTGATGTTTTACCTGGCATTATTAAAGATATTGAAAACTGGATGACTAAACATAATTTTAAATTTATTAGTGATTTTAAAGGTAAATTAAGTCATACCAACGTTCATAATCCTGCTGCTTATGAAAGAGTTCAGTTTATCCGATTATATTCTAACATAGTTTAA
- a CDS encoding 4Fe-4S dicluster domain-containing protein, giving the protein MSHSDHHIERNSLAAKVEKEVEVKAQKCYQCGKCSAGCPVAEDMDFPPSMVLRMLQTELPANDEKILKSHSIWLCVTCEMCLSRCPMEIDIPSMMDFLRQKSRSEGKENPKAKNIIAFHKSFLKSIKNTGRLYELGLILDYKRQSLNMTQDMALGPKMLSRGKLHIFPEKIKDRAHIAKIFKKTSK; this is encoded by the coding sequence ATGTCACATTCTGATCATCATATTGAAAGAAATTCGTTAGCCGCAAAAGTTGAAAAGGAAGTTGAAGTAAAAGCACAAAAGTGTTATCAATGCGGTAAATGTTCAGCTGGTTGTCCGGTTGCAGAAGATATGGATTTTCCACCTAGCATGGTTTTACGTATGCTTCAGACAGAATTACCAGCTAACGATGAGAAAATTTTAAAATCACATTCTATCTGGCTATGTGTTACATGCGAAATGTGTTTGTCTCGTTGTCCTATGGAAATTGATATACCTTCTATGATGGATTTCTTAAGACAAAAATCACGTAGTGAAGGCAAAGAAAACCCTAAGGCTAAAAATATTATTGCATTTCATAAATCATTTTTGAAATCAATAAAGAATACAGGCAGATTATATGAATTAGGTCTTATCTTAGATTATAAACGTCAGTCATTAAACATGACACAAGATATGGCCCTTGGACCAAAAATGCTATCAAGAGGAAAACTTCATATTTTCCCTGAGAAAATAAAAGATAGAGCACATATCGCTAAAATATTTAAAAAAACCAGTAAATAA
- a CDS encoding CoB--CoM heterodisulfide reductase iron-sulfur subunit B family protein, with product MKIGIYPGCSLEGSARDYNQSVFELAKAFDIEPVQIPDWNCCGATAAHNLNKELSLALPARILALAEKHGLDEILVPCAACYSRLMVTQHELQKHPELKNRICEVLEMDYKGNSKIINVIEWIDKYIIPKLEEKVKKPFNYKVANYYGCLLVRPNKVLNYDRVEDPQTMDIVMNKIGATSIDFAYKTECCGAGLSISRTDIVSKLSGKIIEDAEHRGADAIIVACPMCHSNLDMRRADINKYWDKDFKIPVIFVTQAIGLAIGLTPEQVGFNRHFVDVKIS from the coding sequence ATGAAAATAGGTATTTATCCCGGATGTTCGTTAGAAGGCTCAGCACGTGATTATAATCAGTCAGTTTTTGAACTTGCAAAAGCTTTCGATATTGAACCTGTACAAATTCCTGACTGGAACTGTTGTGGTGCTACTGCAGCTCATAACTTAAATAAGGAATTATCATTGGCATTGCCTGCAAGAATTTTGGCTTTAGCCGAGAAACATGGTTTAGATGAAATACTTGTTCCTTGTGCTGCATGTTATAGTCGACTAATGGTTACTCAACATGAACTTCAAAAACATCCTGAATTGAAAAACAGGATTTGTGAGGTTTTGGAAATGGATTATAAAGGAAATTCAAAAATTATTAATGTAATTGAATGGATTGATAAATATATTATTCCAAAACTTGAAGAAAAAGTAAAGAAACCATTTAATTATAAAGTAGCAAATTATTATGGTTGTTTGTTAGTAAGACCTAATAAGGTTCTTAACTACGACCGTGTCGAAGATCCTCAGACAATGGATATTGTTATGAATAAAATTGGTGCTACATCAATTGATTTTGCTTATAAAACAGAATGTTGTGGTGCCGGACTTTCAATTTCCCGTACAGATATAGTTTCGAAATTATCAGGAAAAATTATTGAAGATGCCGAACATCGTGGTGCTGATGCAATAATTGTTGCATGTCCTATGTGTCATTCAAATCTTGATATGAGACGTGCAGATATTAATAAGTATTGGGATAAAGATTTTAAAATACCTGTGATATTTGTTACTCAGGCAATTGGTTTGGCTATTGGCTTAACTCCTGAACAAGTTGGGTTTAACAGACATTTTGTTGATGTAAAAATTAGCTAA
- a CDS encoding CoB--CoM heterodisulfide reductase iron-sulfur subunit A family protein: MARIGVFICHCGENISATVDCTKVCESAAKLKHVAYATEYKYMCSDPGQSLVKNAIIEHKLTGVVVSACSPRMHEPTFRKATAEGGLNPFLCEMANLREHCSWVHEKSEATTEKAIDIVRTLVEKVKRNAALQPIRVPVTKTALVIGGGIAGIQSALDIANCGHKVIMVERSPSIGGHMSQLSETFPTLDCSQCILTPRMVEVLQHPNITLYSYAEVEQLDGFIGNFVAKIRKKAKSLDEKACTGCGLCITKCPQKKIPNEFEEGMGFRPAIYVPFPQAVPNRPVIDKEHCTYYIKGKCKVCEIVCPTKAIRFDQEDEVIDVEVGAVVVATGFDIKRADFFPEYGYGKLKDVIDGLQFERLASASGPTAGEILRPSDGKKPKNIVFIACAGSRDPAKGIAYCSKICCMYTAKHAMLYKHKVHEGNAHVFYMDIRSAGKNYDEFVRRAIEEDHVNYIRGRVSTVYERDGKLIVKGVDTLLGAQPIEIEADMVVLATAGVANPGAEELAQRLHVSYDSHKFFAEAHPKLKPVETNTAGIFLAGACQNPKDIPDSVSQASGAAVKVASLFSQSELTREPLVAAVNRFGPPLYSTCVGCFMCQPVCPYQAIEREDIKSRDGKVIKSLAKINEGLCQGCGTCVALCRSKSIDLYGYTNEQVYTEVVALLNDY; the protein is encoded by the coding sequence ATGGCAAGAATTGGTGTTTTCATTTGTCATTGTGGCGAGAATATAAGTGCGACTGTTGATTGTACTAAAGTGTGCGAATCGGCTGCCAAACTTAAGCATGTAGCTTATGCTACCGAATATAAATACATGTGCTCCGATCCTGGGCAATCGTTAGTAAAAAATGCAATAATTGAGCATAAGCTAACGGGTGTAGTTGTTTCGGCATGTTCGCCTCGTATGCATGAGCCTACTTTCAGAAAAGCCACTGCAGAAGGTGGATTAAATCCATTTTTGTGCGAGATGGCAAATCTTCGTGAACATTGTTCATGGGTGCACGAAAAAAGTGAAGCAACTACAGAAAAAGCAATCGATATTGTTAGAACATTAGTCGAGAAAGTAAAACGTAATGCTGCTTTACAACCAATTCGAGTTCCCGTAACAAAAACTGCATTAGTTATTGGCGGTGGAATTGCTGGTATTCAGTCTGCATTGGATATTGCTAACTGCGGACATAAAGTAATTATGGTAGAGCGCTCTCCATCCATTGGTGGACATATGTCTCAACTTTCTGAAACTTTCCCTACTCTTGACTGCTCACAATGTATTCTTACACCAAGAATGGTTGAAGTTCTTCAACATCCTAATATAACATTATATTCTTATGCTGAAGTTGAACAGTTGGATGGATTTATTGGGAACTTTGTTGCGAAAATAAGGAAAAAAGCTAAAAGTCTTGATGAGAAAGCTTGTACTGGTTGTGGTCTTTGTATAACAAAATGTCCACAAAAGAAAATTCCTAATGAATTTGAAGAAGGTATGGGATTCCGTCCGGCTATTTATGTGCCTTTTCCACAGGCTGTACCAAATAGACCGGTAATTGATAAAGAACATTGTACATATTATATTAAAGGTAAATGTAAGGTTTGCGAAATCGTTTGTCCTACTAAAGCAATCAGATTTGATCAGGAAGATGAAGTAATAGATGTTGAAGTTGGAGCTGTTGTTGTTGCAACAGGTTTCGATATTAAACGTGCCGATTTCTTCCCAGAATATGGTTATGGAAAATTAAAAGATGTAATTGACGGTTTACAATTTGAACGCCTTGCATCTGCATCCGGACCAACCGCTGGTGAAATTTTAAGACCATCAGACGGAAAAAAACCAAAGAATATTGTATTTATTGCTTGTGCTGGTTCTAGAGATCCTGCAAAAGGTATTGCATATTGTTCTAAAATATGTTGTATGTATACTGCAAAACATGCAATGTTATATAAACACAAAGTACATGAAGGAAATGCACATGTGTTCTATATGGATATTCGTTCGGCAGGAAAAAATTATGATGAATTTGTTCGCCGTGCAATTGAAGAAGACCACGTAAATTATATTCGTGGTAGAGTTTCTACAGTTTATGAGCGTGATGGAAAATTAATTGTTAAAGGTGTTGACACATTGTTAGGAGCACAGCCAATAGAGATTGAAGCTGACATGGTTGTTCTTGCTACTGCAGGTGTTGCTAATCCAGGTGCTGAAGAATTGGCGCAAAGATTACATGTTTCTTACGATTCTCATAAATTCTTTGCAGAAGCTCATCCAAAATTAAAACCAGTTGAAACTAATACAGCTGGTATTTTCTTGGCTGGAGCATGTCAGAATCCTAAAGATATTCCAGATTCAGTTTCTCAGGCTTCAGGTGCAGCTGTTAAAGTTGCTTCCTTATTCTCACAAAGCGAATTAACACGTGAACCATTAGTAGCTGCTGTTAACCGTTTTGGTCCTCCATTATATTCTACTTGTGTAGGTTGTTTTATGTGTCAACCGGTTTGTCCATATCAGGCAATTGAAAGAGAAGATATAAAATCAAGAGATGGAAAAGTAATAAAATCGCTAGCAAAAATTAACGAAGGACTATGTCAGGGTTGTGGAACATGCGTTGCTTTATGCCGTTCTAAATCTATAGATTTATATGGTTATACCAACGAGCAGGTATATACTGAGGTAGTTGCTTTACTTAATGATTATTAA
- a CDS encoding hydrogenase iron-sulfur subunit, translating into MADFEPKVVAFVCNWCTYAGADLTGTSRIKYATNVKIIRFPCTGRIDFMLLLKSFANGADGIIISGCHPNDCHYTSGNFHAKRRWIMFKELMDFMGIDMKRITFSWVSAAEGARWAEVVNSTVARVRELGPYVSYQKMVNTHIEEEVTNE; encoded by the coding sequence ATGGCAGATTTCGAACCCAAAGTAGTTGCTTTTGTTTGCAACTGGTGTACATACGCTGGAGCCGATTTAACAGGTACCAGTCGTATAAAATATGCTACAAATGTTAAAATTATACGTTTCCCATGTACTGGCCGTATTGATTTTATGCTTTTACTTAAATCATTTGCAAATGGAGCTGATGGAATAATAATTTCAGGCTGTCACCCAAATGATTGTCATTATACTTCTGGTAATTTTCATGCAAAACGCCGTTGGATAATGTTTAAAGAACTTATGGATTTTATGGGAATTGATATGAAACGTATCACTTTCTCATGGGTATCTGCAGCAGAAGGTGCAAGATGGGCAGAAGTTGTTAATTCAACAGTTGCAAGAGTTCGTGAACTTGGTCCATATGTTTCTTATCAGAAAATGGTTAACACACATATTGAAGAGGAGGTAACTAATGAGTAA
- a CDS encoding 4Fe-4S dicluster domain-containing protein, producing MSNIAAKAKELLESKAVQVVIGYEAGPTGVVRPAFVTDPAKTDSLIYNENCLQNLAMYLTKHEVKHLGKMGIVATLPVMRSIMMLISEQQVVAENIVVLGISDDGKLLDIADMNVMKAHIEKSNLGNPTKDQEKLAELNKLSLEEKFKFWEQELSKCIKCYACRQSCPMCYCIRCSTDCNQPQWIPVQANTQGNIDWHILRAMHLAGRCISCGECGRACPLNIPCHLLTMQLSDQTYNYFKVHAGTSVDMKSVMSTFEPNDKESFII from the coding sequence ATGAGTAATATTGCAGCAAAAGCAAAAGAATTACTTGAAAGCAAAGCAGTTCAGGTAGTAATTGGTTATGAAGCAGGACCAACTGGTGTTGTTCGCCCTGCTTTTGTTACCGATCCTGCAAAAACAGATTCATTAATTTATAATGAAAATTGTTTGCAGAATTTAGCTATGTATTTAACTAAGCACGAAGTTAAACATCTAGGCAAAATGGGTATTGTTGCTACTTTACCTGTAATGCGTAGTATAATGATGTTGATTTCTGAACAGCAGGTTGTTGCTGAAAATATAGTTGTTCTCGGAATTTCTGATGATGGAAAACTTCTTGATATAGCTGATATGAATGTTATGAAAGCTCATATCGAGAAATCAAATTTAGGAAACCCAACTAAAGATCAGGAGAAATTAGCAGAATTAAATAAGCTTAGTTTAGAAGAAAAATTTAAATTCTGGGAGCAGGAATTATCAAAATGTATAAAATGTTATGCATGTCGTCAGTCTTGCCCTATGTGTTATTGTATACGTTGTTCTACAGATTGCAATCAACCACAGTGGATTCCTGTTCAGGCAAATACTCAGGGAAATATCGATTGGCATATATTACGTGCAATGCACTTAGCCGGTCGTTGTATCAGTTGTGGTGAGTGCGGAAGAGCTTGTCCTTTAAATATTCCTTGTCATCTTTTAACTATGCAGTTATCAGATCAAACCTACAATTATTTTAAAGTTCATGCAGGAACTTCTGTAGATATGAAATCTGTAATGTCAACTTTTGAACCTAACGATAAAGAAAGTTTTATAATATAA
- a CDS encoding 4Fe-4S dicluster domain-containing protein → METIKKLIRKQSLEKLYSTLSASRKVYAPVVAADKRVEYKYNPAYAEVTFEHIQSTLSVKNVVFPKVENLMYYTNNKVDSTITDIDLTKIPEVVLWGSHPCDNSAYDVLKSIFCWDIKDEFFAKRLEKLVVIGLACHQSDAYCFCTSVGLTPNSTKGSDILLSKTKSGDYIAEILTEKGNAIATASPDLFENANNEEAVITEVKQTFYHEQVTEKLKTAFEHPFWVANSLRCIGCGACAYVCPTCACFDIQDEAKGKEGRRYRSWDSCGFGLFTLHTSGHNPREVQSQRWRQRIMHKFSYMPDRNKSLGCVGCGRCSRGCPVDMNISEQLQALQNI, encoded by the coding sequence ATGGAAACAATCAAAAAATTAATCCGCAAACAATCGCTTGAAAAGTTATATTCGACTTTATCAGCAAGCCGAAAAGTTTATGCTCCGGTTGTTGCAGCAGATAAGCGGGTAGAATATAAATATAATCCTGCATATGCAGAAGTTACATTTGAGCATATTCAATCAACTTTATCTGTTAAAAATGTAGTTTTCCCAAAAGTAGAAAACTTAATGTACTACACAAATAACAAAGTAGATAGTACAATAACTGATATTGATTTAACAAAGATTCCTGAAGTTGTATTGTGGGGTTCGCATCCTTGTGATAATTCAGCATATGATGTACTTAAATCAATTTTTTGCTGGGATATTAAAGACGAATTCTTTGCAAAAAGATTAGAGAAGCTAGTTGTTATAGGATTAGCATGTCATCAATCTGATGCGTATTGTTTCTGTACTTCTGTTGGATTAACTCCTAATTCAACAAAGGGTAGTGATATATTGTTATCAAAAACAAAATCCGGTGATTATATTGCTGAAATTCTTACCGAAAAAGGTAATGCAATTGCTACTGCTTCTCCGGATTTATTTGAGAATGCAAATAACGAAGAAGCTGTTATTACTGAAGTAAAACAAACTTTTTATCACGAACAGGTAACCGAAAAATTAAAAACTGCATTTGAACATCCATTCTGGGTAGCAAATTCATTACGTTGTATTGGTTGCGGTGCTTGTGCTTATGTTTGTCCAACATGTGCCTGTTTTGATATTCAGGATGAAGCAAAGGGTAAAGAAGGTCGTCGTTACCGTAGTTGGGATTCATGTGGCTTTGGTTTGTTTACATTACATACTTCAGGTCATAACCCACGCGAAGTTCAGAGTCAGAGATGGAGACAACGTATTATGCATAAATTCTCATATATGCCGGATCGTAACAAATCACTTGGTTGCGTAGGTTGTGGAAGATGTTCACGCGGTTGCCCTGTTGATATGAACATTTCTGAACAGTTACAAGCATTACAAAACATTTAA
- a CDS encoding FAD/NAD(P)-binding protein, translated as MCENIYKPYLMVIDQIVDETADVKTFRLKFKNQEDADKFTFKAGQFGEYSIFGEGESTFCIASAPTRKEYIECTFRKAGRVTNALANAEVGDTVGFRGPYGNTFPIEQWEGKNLLYIAGGIALPPMRCVIWNTIDLREKYKDITIVYGARSVADLVYKHELKEWEERPDIKLITTVDPGGQTPEWKGEIGFVPTVLEKAGLTSANTIAILCGPPVMIKFTMPVLKNMGFEDKDIFTTLENRMKCGFGKCGRCNVGKLFVCKDGPVFTYEEMKVLPAEY; from the coding sequence ATGTGCGAAAACATATATAAGCCGTATTTAATGGTAATCGATCAGATTGTTGATGAAACAGCTGATGTTAAAACATTCCGTTTAAAATTTAAAAACCAGGAAGACGCTGATAAATTTACTTTTAAAGCTGGTCAATTTGGCGAATATTCAATATTTGGTGAAGGTGAATCTACTTTTTGTATTGCATCTGCACCAACAAGAAAAGAATATATTGAATGTACTTTCCGTAAAGCTGGTCGCGTAACAAATGCATTAGCAAATGCTGAAGTTGGCGATACAGTTGGTTTTCGCGGTCCTTATGGAAATACATTTCCGATTGAACAGTGGGAAGGCAAAAACTTATTATACATTGCCGGTGGTATTGCATTACCTCCAATGCGTTGCGTAATCTGGAATACAATTGATTTACGTGAAAAATATAAAGATATAACAATAGTTTATGGTGCTCGTTCTGTTGCCGATTTGGTTTACAAACACGAACTTAAAGAGTGGGAGGAGAGACCGGATATTAAACTTATAACAACAGTTGACCCAGGCGGACAAACTCCAGAGTGGAAAGGTGAAATTGGTTTTGTTCCAACAGTTTTAGAAAAGGCTGGGTTAACAAGTGCAAATACAATTGCTATACTTTGCGGACCTCCTGTTATGATTAAATTTACTATGCCTGTTTTAAAGAACATGGGTTTTGAAGATAAAGATATTTTTACAACTTTAGAAAACAGAATGAAATGCGGATTTGGTAAATGTGGTCGTTGTAATGTAGGTAAATTGTTTGTTTGTAAAGACGGACCTGTGTTTACTTATGAAGAAATGAAAGTGTTACCTGCAGAATATTAA